The window GGCTTTCGTTCGGTTATGTTCATCACGAAATCTGCCATTTCAAATGCTCCCCTTTGGCAAAGCATCTCAATTATCCCTACAATCCCTGAACCACGACAAGATCCCCCAACATTGTCTAATATTTCTATCACTTTTGTTATGGATTCCATGAGTAAAGACTTACTCGAATTTAAAACAGGCAAAAAACTAAATGCTTTGCAAGTAAGGCAAAGGTTTTTGGATTTGAAGTCATTCAATATGTTAGCCATGGACTCATAGTCACCTAACCATCCACAGTTATCAATGATTAAACTACAGAAGTTTGAGTTACGATACAAATCATGCTTCATGTTCAAAACCCAGATAAACAAAGGTAACCCTGATACTCTTTGTCCATTCAAAACACTGAAAATCCGGCTTAAACAGTCAATTGAAAGACGTCCCGCTACCTTATTCAGATGCCCATCTAAGCTAGTACCACCATCGTGTTTAATAGCATAAACAATTACAGCTCTCTCTTCTGCAGTCAACTTAGAGTTGAACCGCCGCTTTAAACCCTTAACATTATGCCTTTTATTCATCTTTACTGGCGGGGATAAGTTTGAATCTGATGTAATAGAAAATAAACGACCTCGAGATCTTAGATACCTAATATCAAACATTTGGTGGGCAAAGCTGGCGATGCATCCAGAAGCAGATGGGGAtcgaaaaaaacaaaattgaagagATGGGTATGTGATTTGGTAATCGGAAGAGAGAGACCCAGGTGAGGATATGGAGTAATGAAGAGGCTTTTGAAGGTAAGAGGGTCGATCCAGAGAATGGAGAAAGAAAGATGGAGAGAGAGATATGAGAGGAGTTCCTAAGAAGTACCTGGAAAAGCGATGCTTCTTGATGATGTATTTGGAGATTTGCATCTTCTTCAATGATCTCTCTCCGATGGAGCAAGAGAGATCGGTCTTCTTCGCATTTGGAGAATAAATGAACGGGATTTCTACAGAAGACTGAATAAAAGAGTTTCTTATCagcaaaagtaaaataaaaaggGTTTCTCTTTTTCCTCGTAAGTTTACTGAAGATAGTGTGTTTTAATGTAGGGAAGAAAATTGGGCGGATTGGGGGTAAGGAGTGGGCTTACATATGACCGTCCTCATCTTGCTCCGTTACATGTtacaacttttaatttttttttatataatatacctattctaatatattaaaattttatattattaatttttttttaatacttttataaaatataaaaattaaatagatagGTTAgcgatgttatatatttatttgttattattatgaatgtaaGAGAAACAAATATCATCAAAACCATTGAAAAAAATTCAGAGGAAATATAatcatcattttttaattaatagggGTGAGCATTCAAATTGATCTATAGTTATATTCACtcaattcaaactaaaaaatatgtaCCAACAAAATAATCCAATTCACATTCTGTtaggattaaaaaaaattattttataaatatataaatttgattttatgtttttatttaacaaatatttttgtttgaaattgttattatatttgatattttattacttcattttatttaattagtcaatttaaaattagtttaaataaagtGAAATAAGAATTATTGGATATATATGACCTATTGATTGAGGATaggtataatatataatatataatatgatctaatttaaatttataataagtaACAATCCAACTAAATCCACAACTAGTGTAAAATaggtatatttatatttgtaactagcaaaattaaaaaaaaattatttaactttaatttgtgtgctgaaaatattttatttttgataattttaaatttaattataacaataatcaatttaaataatttttttaatttaaaataatcagaGCTCATTAAGagaaacttttaaattaattaaaaataattaatttaaaagattatttatttgagagtAAGGTTGccaattagttttaaatttaaaattaataaaatatttgtataggTGTATAAACGAACtttatatcaaaaaaaattttGGGTTCGATGTTTGATGACACTCGGGAAAAGATTTTCACGCTATGTCCTTTATAACCGTTAAAAACAGtctttatttcataaaattttagttatttcttttgaaaactcGATTTTaacgttttatttaactaattatttttcaagttctaaacatttattgttttttattgcatttaaaattttaaaataatatttaaatgttagtaCATACCATTGATGTAGAAGATTGTTGAGAATAACACCCGAAAATATCAATTTAGggcattagaatttaaaaaaaatcaaacaggcctttgtcaaaatatttattatgaaaatattaaaaaaatattttaatatcattttttattttttcgaatttttaaaaatagtccAAGGTTTCTAAttgttaaaaacaattaaaaataaaaaattataaacaaacagGCCCTTAAACAAGTGTACGTGTCGTGAATTGGGTCTGGGCTAAATTTGGCCTGAGTTCAATGGATTTGGGCGCTCGATTCGATCAACGTGGGGTTGAGCTCCTGGTCGCGCATGTGGATTCTCGGTCGGGAAGAGTGTCTAGCTAGTTTTTTGGTCGAAAACAGAGGTGTTCAAccggtcggttaaccggttaaaCGTTTTCAGTTAAGTCTGATTTTAcctcttattttacaaaccggttaacTAACCAATATTGATATCGGTTTTACTAGTTCTGATTCTATTTGTTTCTGTCGATTCCGGTCGGTTAATCAATTTAACCGTGAAccgataattttaaattttaaattaagtatcaaatttatttaatgatttttcttcaaaattcttGTTCCCGCCCTACTTTTATGctattcttcattttttatatgttatatattattattataatataatatattataataatatttgatagatatatttagaaatatgttataatatattatagtaacaatataatatattttaaaagtatttagttttaaactaatagctatataattttaatttattttttaaaataattctatacaaattatattttaaaattttaaataattaatatatataaattattaaatattataatatatctaatatttataaaaaaataactgaaataaattataaattataaatatataattaaattattaccagTTTACGGGTTAAACCGCTAGAAAAATAGTTCAACCGAAAATCGAACCGTTTAATCGGTAAAAAACCGGTTAACCGAAATGTTAGAAttggttaaccaataaaccgatAAGCTATCAGTTCGGTTATCGGTTTTCCATTTTTTTGCACGGCCTTAGTCGAAAATTAGACCAGGCTGAAATCATCGGTCAAATACTAGGCGTTAGTTggttttctcggtcgaaaacAATGCATGGGCAAAAATCTTTGGTGGGTTGGGTCATTTTCTCAATCGCAAACCATGTCAAGAAAAAGTTCTTCGGTCGGACGCCAAGAACAGCTGCATCGGATTTTGAGATTTCGTTTGAAGCTTCCATACTTCGATCTGAATGCGAGGGGGAAGCTTCATTTTCTTATGTAGAAtaagatcatcatcatctttagACACCATTCGACCAGGAGGGAGTCAAATCGGGTATGGACAATTcttgtatgaaaataaaattttgattttacggtTCTAATTTGATGTTATGAGTTTACCAATAGCTTCCTTGAAAATGTTATAACCGAACTTAACCATAAAATAAACACTAACTATCAATTTTAACTAATTCAATAACTgcatttttcctttttttttgagatttttggtTTATGAGTAAACATACCTTAAACCCGATTATAATTGATCTAAAATTACTcctaacatcttttaaaatattgttagattaagttaaataaagaaaaaaggaaaactatttaattaagattaaatagaaattaattaattaagttgaattaagaaaaacgatttaatttcaacttaattgaacttaggataattaataCCAATACGACATAGTTCTGATGATGCGCTGATagttgaataaaactaagttatgcAAAAGTTTTATGTGCTGGCAGCATACTTATATCAACAACATAGTTGAAAAAGCGCTGACAACAGGCTTATGTCAACAGTAGAGTTGAAAAAGCGCTAACAGTCGACTTGTATAAACAATAgagttgaagaagcgctagcaacATGCTTATATCAACAACAGAGTTGAAGAAGCACTAACAACAGGCTTGTTAGGATCGacggcaccaatagagacaggggtctgactattgttgaCGACTTTGgataaacagtttgatagaaatcctattaggattaatatctctttctattcttcacaaacctttacaaactcttgaacgattcaagtgcggaaacttttccttaggtttgaagctaaaaccaaagaaggagaagatgacagaatgtaaataacacagcagattgtttatgaatgttcgaagcaaactctcctacgtcacccattcttctaaccaccggaaggattcactatacttttcaatcaaatacagtttgctgACTAgataactctctgttgaacagaacaacctctgttcaacttacaacacactgttaatgactatcaaatatTCCAATAACTTATCActcaacttcacgtagtgatttacaaaatacacttgagaataaaatatctagagagagagtaagttgattcaagaaatcgaGCTTCAAGAAATCTGTTGATTCAATGAAAGAGAAAGCTTCAGCTTTTGTCTTATTTTCTACttccttcatcttcatccttaggcagcaatatattcttgaaaaacttcaacggtcgaatcttccttttggatacgtggcaaacatccattggaaggccgcccatagtacacaagtacagCACGCACTGTGCATATGgaacgtggccgtaccaatctggtagtggccaaatattcttctaaaaTTGTCCTGCacagaacaagtagtgggaagaatatttacttacgtggcattcatcaATTGGTTAcagctggctgtcgtactggTTTTCACAGgagagtggagcaggagtagcgtacagctagagcacgtgggtagacgggtgctagcttcaagcatactgttTAAGCCGAGCATtggacgtatttcagttagacggattgtgaaaatcagtctaatgaaatttaaacatccccgtctaataacagagtctattagaccgcctggtctaatagaattagacttacgtcgtctgaaggagttagactcattatccaataatcattagactgcacgtttaattatccaataatcattagactgcacgtctaattccggttctacctcagacttgtctgaaggagttagacttacgtctaactttcacaatctattagactgcacgtctaactccactagttagacccCCACGTCcaacattagacgtttttcataaaattgGTATAACTCCGCGTTGACTTTCAGCTatgcctgcaaattaacaaaactgtaattattaattctgcacCTGGTGAGATTCAAACTCAGGTCACCTGTATGACAGGTAGGcatgcttaccactacaccacttaagatattgatatctaaatatatatttatatatttgatatgactaacaattattgaacttagttttatccaaaaactatttcaccaatcatcaaatcaaaattttttaaatcaattaaaaatttcaacccaacaatctctcccttttgattatttaaactaaattatcaaaactaatttaaacattaaaaatttcaacccaacaatctctccattttgattatttaaactaaattatcaaaaccagtttaaacattaaaaatttcaacccaacaatctctccctttttgattatttaaactaaattatcaaaactagttgagttcatgatttaaacataatctaggcattatcataatctaacaatcctaaaaatatttctaaggtaagaaaacttagactcgagaagtgacTTTGAAAAGATGTCAGCCACTTCAGGCTGCTGAttgtcatatgctatgtccgAGCAACCGGCTGTCCAGATGTCGTCTTGCTCTTCCAAGCTGCTTTTCTGTTTTACCTGCATTCAAAGACAATAACGAatctggtacccatttttctttaggtccatggcttattagtcccttgggaatccatactttgattatttttatggattttccatgttgcgttgtgatcggtgcgtatgatttatgcttagcagacgtctttctGCTAGCAGCTGAACTGTTAatcttagaggatggttttttgtctaaaactccttgactttttgtcaagttttaatatgccagacttgctggctgcttccatcttaagtttcagccagctaacagttggcggaacataagtaatctcatcctttaaggttaactCATCACAACTTGAATCAGTTCCATTCTCAGTTAAGCTCcttttgacaaagcttataaacttaaatttgtCAGTTTCtaggtttaacttttcacaagacttgtctgagtcattgtcatcaaatcctaaaccggatttgcatccggaaGGCCTCAGCATACTTATCTACTGTCTGACTGCATCTCCAGACTTCGTCCAGGAAccgaccacatatgtcaaacattggttttcagaaaacagagtttgaaaattttcctTGAACTTTTCATTCTCATATGAGAGCTCagccattttgttttcaaaaactttagaatcattgttttgagatgaagaagagctgtcagatttgtttttcaaatttagttcatcaaaagagtttgacagtttcttgtacttaatgaccatgtaattgagtgcagtaattaaCTCATCTCTTGAGAAGTTttcagaggagaaatcaaatacctcagagtcaacttcttctttttccatgaagcaagtgacctcttcatcatcactgacgttggatgatgaatcatctgagtcgctgtcggcccacttggctttgttttcagccgccatgagagtcttcagctctttcttgttctttttctcatcacgcttcggcttgctgtttccttccttgaagtgtctcttcttcatgaatttgcagattttcttcatgaaaagagCCATGGCATTGCTACTAATCTGCATAGCAGCAGCCTTCACAGCAGTGGCAGTAGATGACTCCTCAACAGTCACCAATGCCTTtgtt is drawn from Impatiens glandulifera chromosome 3, dImpGla2.1, whole genome shotgun sequence and contains these coding sequences:
- the LOC124929471 gene encoding pentatricopeptide repeat-containing protein At1g20300, mitochondrial-like; protein product: MQISKYIIKKHRFSRYFLGTPLISLSPSFFLHSLDRPSYLQKPLHYSISSPGSLSSDYQITYPSLQFCFFRSPSASGCIASFAHQMFDIRYLRSRGRLFSITSDSNLSPPVKMNKRHNVKGLKRRFNSKLTAEERAVIVYAIKHDGGTSLDGHLNKVAGRLSIDCLSRIFSVLNGQRVSGLPLFIWVLNMKHDLYRNSNFCSLIIDNCGWLGDYESMANILNDFKSKNLCLTCKAFSFLPVLNSSKSLLMESITKVIEILDNVGGSCRGSGIVGIIEMLCQRGAFEMADFVMNITERKPQYYKVVIREKCKKCHFQDARKTLEDMRHFLCEPDVNIYNYLLSTLCKNRELAEAHSVFEEMKNNGNHPDALTFDIFIHYTAREGMLEAATEFLNEMINMGLKPRISSHAVIIKGFLNLGRLEESKECGINSEVVEYHQRHKNMIYCLLASFHLQKGNISRAGTILIKMMDKSLRPNLSIYRRVLNRLKTDRHEELARDLKNRFSSFKLESCDVAAAAIT